A stretch of the Malus domestica chromosome 08, GDT2T_hap1 genome encodes the following:
- the LOC103402453 gene encoding protein MEI2-like 6 — MGSKPLNPMAEPFFLYRFHTPYFPARPVCAYSIVHQPRYFFCQMNPVQPGPTTNKRRRKSVKGKRSLASQRPRNPLKKLGDETHVVGAPRVVACVTKKDLPTGTTYAASYRQMKKGSVRGCGGVIPFPSSPDLENRSGPTTIMIKNIPNQFQRCDLLTVLRNHCRDENLRACREGVSTKSEFDFVYLPMDFKQFWNHKRTANLGYAFVNFTSFTGAYRFYKKFHNEQWKVRSNKKTCEITSAKIQGLEALKKNFESKVFWCHTEEYLPAVVEPPSDGVLRQPKVTPVGTRVGLPFVDYREVKREI; from the exons ATGGGTTCCAAACCTCTAAACCCTATGGCTGAGCCATTTTTCTTGTACCGTTTTCACACACCCTATTTTCCTGCTCGGCCTGTGTGCGCTTATTCAATCGTTCACCAACCCAGGTACTTTTTTTGCCAAATGAACCCGGTACAACCTGGCCCAACTACAAACAAGAGGCGGAGAAAGAGTGTTAAGGGAAAGAGGAGCTTAGCTTCACAGAGGCCCAGAAACCCTTTGAAGAAGCTTGGAGATGAGACCCATGTGGTGGGTGCTCCTAGGGTTGTCGCATGCGTGACCAAGAAAGATCTGCCGACTGGGACGACGTATGCGGCGTCTTATCGgcagatgaagaaaggttctgtgcGCGGCTGTGGTGGTGTTATTCCGTTTCCTTCAAGTCCTGATCTGGAAAATAGATCCGGTCCTACAACGATCATGATAAAAAATATCCCAAACCAATTTCA GAGGTGTGATTTGCTGACCGTCCTGAGAAATCACTGCCGTGATGAGAACCTACGGGCTTGCAGAGAAGGTGTTTCCACGAAATCTGAGTTCGATTTTGTTTATCTTCCAATGGATTTTAA GCAATTTTGGAACCACAAGAGGACTGCCAATCTGGGCTATGCCTTTGTTAATTTCACCAGTTTTACCGGCGCGTACAGATTTTACAAGAAGTTCCACAATGAACAATGGAAGGTACGCAGCAACAAGAAAACATGTGAAATTACTTCCGCTAAGATTCAG GGGCTGGAAGCTCTGAAGAAGAACTTTGAGAGTAAAGTGTTTTGGTGCCACACGGAGGAGTATTTGCCTGCGGTGGTGGAACCTCCGAGTGACGGTGTTCTGCGGCAGCCCAAAGTCACTCCGGTTGGGACACGTGTAGGGTTGCCCTTCGTGGATTATAGAGAGGTTAAGAGAGAGATCTGA
- the LOC139198087 gene encoding uncharacterized protein: MPWALDSNTNKGMIPFLTPTIPVGVIIRISNGGNPNKANNKAHFGNNPRVSIKSHLHRIKLKYNLPQQIQGQENQTKALQSQDKRVDHLEKQIGQITEFVGQFRDQGRLPSSTVANPKGGFETAKAITLRSGKQVGTEPQASNSSQKEDEKLSFEEEPQTSTTARMEHPLPQPSCTSNLYNSAKVSSKPNSSSSIPLNVPFPSRLRHSKKEETEKDILETFRKVQVNIPLLDAIKQDYLNMLEDDPLETTIAQGLGMKPNLAVPKEEHAELVAAFDSLPQHRALKYLLTKKEPKPRLIRWMLLLQEFDIEIRDKKGSENVVADHLSRLVHEEDVVPIPETFPDEQLMSIEVWNAAGLHRKLQLNELEEVRNEAYENSRIYKEKTKAFHDRMIRSKTFSIGQKVLLFNSHLRLFPVQIQSLKTQQEFKVNGHRLKPYFTTFEEKIVEEVALQPVGPIQA; this comes from the exons atgccgtgggctttggacagcaataccaacaaaggaatgatcccttttctaacacctacaatcccggttggtgTGATCAttcgaatttcaaatggcgggaaccccaacaaggccaacaataAAGCACATttcggcaacaacccccgggtttctatcaaaagccatttgcaccgaatcaaactcaaatacaatctgccccaacaaattcag GGACAAGAGAATCAAACCAAAGCATTGCAAAGCCAAGATAAGAGGGTGGATCACTTGGAAAAACAAATTGGGCAAATTAcggagtttgtaggacagtttcgagaccaaggaagactccctagttcaaccgttgcaaaTCCAAAGGGAGGATTCGAAACAGCCAAAGCAATTACATTAAGGAGTGGCAAACAAGTTGGAACCGAACCCCAAGCATCCAATTCAAGtcaaaaagaggatgaaaagctaTCGTTTGAGGAAGAACCCCAAACCTCaaccacggcaaggatggaacatcctttgccgcagccatcttGCACTTCCAACCTATATAATTCGGCCAAGGTAAGCTCAAAACCGAATtcttctagttctattccattaaacgtgccttttcctagcaggttgCGGCATTCCAAGAAGGAGGAGACCGAGAAAGATATTTTGGAGACAtttcggaaagtgcaagtcaatatacctcttcttgacgcaattaagcaa gattatcttaatatgttggaagacgatccccttgaaacgacaattgcacaaggacttGGCATGAAGCCCAATCTGGCCGTACCTAAGGAGGAGCATGCCGAGCTTGTAGCTGCCTTTGATTCATTGCCACAACAtcgtg cgttgaagtacttgctcacgaagaaggagcctaaaccaaggcttattcgatggatgcttctCCTCCAAGaattcgatatcgaaatccgagacaagaaaggaagtgagaacgttgtggctgatcacttgagccgtttggtgcatgaagaagaCGTCGTTCCTATTCCAGAGACATTCCCggatgaacaattgatgtccattgag gtttggaatgccgcgg GCCTTCATAGGAAACTTCAATTGAACGAGCTTGAGGAAGttaggaatgaagcttacgagaactctcgtatttacaaggagaaaacgaaggcattccatgacaggATGATTCGGAGCAAAACGTTCTCTatcgggcagaaagtgctacttttcaattctcaccttcggttatttccag ttcaaattcaaagtctgaagacgcaacaagaattcaaagtcaatggacatcgtttgaagccatatttcaCAACTTTTGAGGAGAAGATCGTGGAGGAAGTAGCTCTCCAACCCGTGGGCCCTATTCAAGCTTGA